The Nomascus leucogenys isolate Asia chromosome 4, Asia_NLE_v1, whole genome shotgun sequence genome includes the window CCTGAGTTAAAAGTAGACACATCAATGTTTGTTGACATCGATGGTAATATAATTTCAACACATGTTAACAGCATTGAATCAGTGAGTAGGAAAGCTTACTTCCATTTCATGGGAGGGTTATCTGGGAAACAGACAAATGCAGTGGTTATCTGAGATTCCCTAACATCATATGTCTCCTTTAGTTTCATAATAATTTAATGTTTCATACATGTTTCACGTCTATATATCTACCAATAATGTGAAAATGACATGATATTTAAAACGAAATCAATTGATTTTTTCAATGTATCTGCTGCCATTTAACTGAAAAACGCAAAAATGAGGAATATATATTTCCTAACACTTCCATTAGAGATATACCCCAGGCAAATTAAGAATAGACCCTGGAGTACgattaaaatgtgaatttcaaCAGATCAAAGATGCTAATTGAACAACCTTTTATTAGGTGAGTTTGTTTGAGGAAGAGTTGCAGGTATAAGAATACTGCTTAACACATGAGCtttcaaaagaaaatcttttgtTATGGGATTGCTTTAGAGatacactaagaaaaaaacaattctaaataagAATCCAGGCTTGagcaaaaaagataaatttttaattctCAAGAATATGCATAAAAAACAAGTTAACAAGAAGTTAATTTGGCTCTTATTTCTAGCCTATCAATGGAAGGTAATATATACAATACCCAATACTATCATCAAAACCATCAACATTTTTTCATCAACATCATAACATTTAGGGTCCATTATATAGGAAATAGAGCTCTATGCTGAATAACAACTTTTGTTATTTGATATTTAGCATTGTAGATGAGGTAAATATAATGAACctgaaaataagtgaaagatTGCTGAAACATAGGATGTTTCCTCTGGATGATTGAATCCCAGGTACAtctcattttctcatcttctttttcctaaaatttgtgtctctgtctgtctgtgaGTATAGTTTGCATGTTTCTCACATTGGgaaacttgttatttttttcatgtctgcATCTTACATTAGGCTTTAAGAAAAATGCCCTTCATGACAGGCAAGACAAAATGCCTTCATTGAATAAATGCTTGTcaagtaaatgaatggataaataggaACACTGTGATCATGGAACACATTAAATGATTAAGTACATGTGATATATAATAAgaataatgttatatttttattattgataataattattatcaagTCCTTTCTGGTTACTCAAGGAGAGTGCTAAATGTCTAAACAAAGGTGATTATTTAACTTTGCATGGTGGGCTAgtttcaaatgcatttatttgtcaTATATTTATGTTAAGTTAATTAGGCAATAAAGTTCTTTAGTTTCTAGCGTTCCCACCTtataatttaattcttatttttaaatgtaacaaatcaggtttgttttactgtttttaacGTTAATATCATTGTCTTAAAAACTGCTGTTCAGCAATGAATTGGCTAGCACCTGATGTCATAGATTAATATGTGCTTTATATCTAGAAACAATCGTGTTGTTTGAACAAACATACATGAAAGAATTTAAACTATGTTATAGATGAAGGCTCTCATTTGGTCTTATCTCACTGAATTTTTTATTAGATAAATTGCTCTATTCATTAGATACAATTCATTTTGTTAGATAACTTGCTATATTTATTAGATACAAATTAATTTCATTAGATAAGTTGCTAAGTTCATTAGATACAATTAATTTCATTCGATAATTTGCTATATTTGTTAGATACAATTGATTTCATTAGATAAATTGCCAGACCCAATGACAGACAGGGGTAGAGAATGGTACATCTTAGGAGGAATTTCTACATATCTTTCCAGACATGTATTTTTTAGTCTACACAATCGTGAACTTgagtttttttctgtattaatgtCTGTaagttttcagttttataaaaaataaaaattatgcataaaTCTCTAACTAACTTCAAGTCATTaaattttactttccatttgTAACTCTTTCATGGTTGGAGTCTGAGTCAAATTTGATTATAGGGCCTTTAGATTTGAATCCTTCTCTAACTTTCCTCATTGTTATTCAGCAGATAAGTCAAAGGCCTGAGTTGATATAAATGGCTGGCAACAATGTCACTGAGGTGACTGTCTTCATCCTCTCTGGATTTGCAAATCACCCTGAATTACAAGTCAGTCTTTTCTTGatgtttctcttcatttatcTATTCACTGTTTTGGGAAACCTGAGACTGATCATGTTAATCAGAATGAATTCTGAGCTTCATACCCCTATGTACTTTTTCCTGAGCAATTTAGCATTCATTGACATATTTTACTCCTCTACTGTAACATCTAAGGCATTGGTGAATTTCCAATCCAATCAGAGATCCATCTCCTTTGTTGGCTGCTTTGTTCAAATGTACATTTTTGTTGGATTGGTGTGTAGTGAGTGTTTCCTTCTGGGATCGGTGGCCTACGATCTCTATGTAACAATCTGCAATCACTTATTGTATTCAGTAGTCGTGTCCCAAAAAGTGTGCAACTGGCTGGGAGTAATGCCATATGTGATAGGCTTCACAAACTCTCTGATATCCATCTGTGTGGTAAGCAGTTTGGTGTTCTGTGATTCCAGCATCAATCATTTTTTTTGTGACACCACAGCTCTTTTAGCACTGTCCTGTGTAGATACATTTGGCACAGAAATGGTGATCTTTGTCTTAGCTGGATTCACTCTTCTTAGCTCTCTCCTTATCATCACAGTCACTTATATCGCCATCATCTGAGCCATCCTGAGGATCCAATtggcagcaggcaggcagaagGCCTCCACCTGCACATCCCACCTCATGGGTGTAACTATCTTTTATGGGTCTCTGATTTTCACCTATGTGCAACCTGATAACACATCATCGCTGACCCAGGCACAGGTGGCATCTGTATTCTATACGATTGTCATTCCAATGCTGAATCCACTCATCTAGAGTCTGAGGAACAAAGATGTGAAAAGCGCTCTTCTGAGAGTCATACATAGAAAACTTTTTCCATGACAAATTTATGTATGTTACAATTAAAACAAATGTGGATGGCTGCAGGAATTCAATTATGCCAACAACTAGGAAAATAGTAGAGTAACCTTAAAAAGCATAACACAAACTAAATGATAACTTAGAGTCTTGCAGTTTGTGAAttgaattattatttcatttgtttatatggACCACTAACTCACTGTATTTGGAGGTCGATTCAGCATGTAAATTATTCAGACATAGACATGTACAAGGAAATAAGAGGCACCTGAATATGCGTATATAAGCATGCCATCACATCgaaacatgtttaaaattattacattaagTACATGCAATTTTTGTCACTCTGTGCCCAGCTTATATCacataactggattgtttgtattAGActgttgcaaaagtaattgtgtttttttgtcattaaaaaagaaaacagcaaaaacctcaattactttgcaccaacataataactcaatggataaatgcttgagaacAAGGATAACCCATTCTCCattatgtgcttatttcacattgcatgcctgtttcaaaatatctcatgtaatgaATAAATATAGACATCTACCATGTAtctacaaacattaaaaataaaaaaaccttaaaaagtaaaaaaaattattaaattgacaATATAATCTGACATTGTTTTCTCAGCTACTAGCAAATTGAGAATAAGAAATTGGAAGATTAAGAGATAAGAACAGttaaattctacaaaaaatataaaatgctgatCACCCAAAAGCAAAGAGTGCAgaactaaagaaacaaacaaaaataaaaaagcaatattagtcacagggaaaaataaaagattgaagTAATTTAAGTGCAAACACTAATGGAACAAGAGACACCAGACAGTATAGAGAAATCTCTTGGTAATATGGAGTCATTTGCCCCTAACGGTTAAGTTCTTGATCATGTATGTATGAACACGATTTTTGTTTACATAGAAAAGTGAtcagtttatggcattttttctaataaaaacagcAGAGTTTAATTTCTCATAGAATGTCTCACTAGCTGAGGCATAATCCCTAGATCATTTTGGATTTACACAGATTCTTGCATCACCAAATCAAACAAAAAGACATTGTTAAATCTACAGTATTAAAGgaacaaaatgtgtgtgtatgtgttcgtGTGTGTGGGGTGGAGAGATGGTGCTTTTCTTGAAAAGAGACTTAAACCTGATTTAACGAACTCTCCAAGGTGTTGTTAGAAGGTAACCATTGAAAAAGTTTTATCAGTACTGCCTTTCGTgtctatgaatgaatgaataattatcAGAGTTGGGctatcatatttaaaatgtatgttgaaaggaatggaagatTAATTTGATGAggctcttttaaaagaaaatgtatgtgcTTTTAATATTACTCTCCACCAAGATTGTAAGCTCTTTGAGAGAAAAGTTTTCCTATTCATATTTGTGCACTTCATAACAACTAGCAAATGTATCAATATGAagtatataagtaaatattttcttttgttttcgtTTGTATGTGGAAGCACAGTGATGAATTCATTAGGGCCACAGCGTCT containing:
- the LOC100600989 gene encoding LOW QUALITY PROTEIN: olfactory receptor 8I2 (The sequence of the model RefSeq protein was modified relative to this genomic sequence to represent the inferred CDS: substituted 2 bases at 2 genomic stop codons), translated to MAGNNVTEVTVFILSGFANHPELQVSLFLMFLFIYLFTVLGNLRLIMLIRMNSELHTPMYFFLSNLAFIDIFYSSTVTSKALVNFQSNQRSISFVGCFVQMYIFVGLVCSECFLLGSVAYDLYVTICNHLLYSVVVSQKVCNWLGVMPYVIGFTNSLISICVVSSLVFCDSSINHFFCDTTALLALSCVDTFGTEMVIFVLAGFTLLSSLLIITVTYIAIIXAILRIQLAAGRQKASTCTSHLMGVTIFYGSLIFTYVQPDNTSSLTQAQVASVFYTIVIPMLNPLIXSLRNKDVKSALLRVIHRKLFP